The Alteriqipengyuania halimionae genome contains a region encoding:
- a CDS encoding NAD(P)H-dependent glycerol-3-phosphate dehydrogenase, which yields MTIGVIGAGAWGTALAQAMASDGSDVVLWAREAELVDEINTARTNSLYLPSADLHKTIRATTDIADVATLDTVLVVTPAQHLGTVLAGLGHSPRDLLLCSKGIERGSGRLMADVASEAAPQSELAVLSGPTFAHEVADGLPTAVTLACAGGRAQWDRLKQTVARPHFRPYYSDDVVGAEIGGAVKNVLAIACGVVDGLALGQNARAALIARGYAEMMRFGVARGADRDTLAGLCGLGDLVLTCSSTSSRNYSLGKALGEGMSAAEALSGKNSVAEGSHTAPVLHELAERDGIDMPIVHAVVRILSGEAPAREVVSDILARPLKAEVEE from the coding sequence ATGACGATCGGCGTAATCGGCGCAGGCGCGTGGGGCACGGCCCTGGCGCAGGCAATGGCGAGCGATGGCAGCGATGTCGTGCTGTGGGCGCGCGAGGCGGAACTGGTCGACGAGATCAACACCGCGCGCACCAATTCGCTATATCTGCCGTCTGCGGACCTTCACAAAACGATCCGCGCAACCACCGATATCGCCGATGTCGCCACACTCGATACCGTGCTGGTGGTCACGCCGGCGCAGCATCTCGGCACGGTGCTTGCTGGCCTCGGACATTCCCCGCGCGACCTGCTGCTATGCTCGAAAGGGATCGAGCGCGGCTCGGGCCGGTTGATGGCCGATGTCGCTTCCGAAGCCGCGCCACAGAGCGAACTGGCGGTTCTTTCCGGGCCGACTTTCGCGCATGAAGTCGCCGACGGCTTGCCCACCGCGGTTACGCTCGCCTGTGCCGGCGGGCGCGCACAATGGGACCGCCTCAAGCAGACCGTCGCGCGACCGCATTTCCGGCCGTATTATTCCGACGATGTCGTCGGCGCGGAGATCGGCGGCGCGGTCAAGAACGTGCTCGCGATCGCTTGCGGCGTGGTCGACGGGCTGGCGCTGGGCCAGAACGCCCGCGCCGCGCTGATCGCGCGCGGCTATGCCGAAATGATGCGTTTCGGCGTAGCGCGCGGGGCCGATCGCGATACGCTGGCCGGATTGTGCGGGCTGGGCGATCTGGTGCTGACCTGCTCCTCTACCTCCAGCCGTAATTACTCGCTCGGCAAGGCGCTTGGCGAGGGAATGAGCGCGGCCGAAGCGCTCTCGGGCAAGAATTCGGTGGCCGAAGGCAGCCACACCGCCCCTGTGCTCCACGAACTGGCGGAGCGTGACGGCATCGACATGCCGATCGTCCACGCCGTCGTCCGTATTCTGTCGGGCGAGGCCCCGGCGCGCGAAGTCGTGTCCGATATTCTCGCTCGCCCGCTCAAGGCCGAAGTGGAAGAATGA
- a CDS encoding lipopolysaccharide biosynthesis protein, with the protein MSGLPPEHPPEEAEGRDEMTALAKGGRTNFFGFVLRLVARIPFLFIAGRMYGAEELGRFASALVLAEFAAMLATMGEKRGLAARLTNGEGPDANVVYDGLLLSLIVSSIFAGFLWLVPGPMFPSGDYSQVDRLVVLAIPAVALTEILLAAQAYKFDIATTVRSRAVVEPWVLSIAAFVLFYYIRDEGLMLSFLASVYAALIVALVAFLKTYGLPRGWDPSPRVMGLIVIRGLPLAGADAIEWGTRRLDLFILGLFAAPSAVGIYYVAQQIASLPQKLKQSFDPVLGPVITKAVKDKDWGRIAKQIRQVAFWIVAAQAGIALTLGLAGDSLMRLVGNDFPFGTGALAFLLAAEVAAALAVTSEAALVYVARVRNLWLSVTTIGLQAALTITFMVIGRQYDMPDGVLAAAAACALFIALVFASLAKGYVLSRILGHSVNNFRWALVYAAAPAVLVGWIFMQLPEWTQLVFGIPAVLGVYAWVVWKRGFTEDDRMLFRKNIAPQIEGE; encoded by the coding sequence ATGAGCGGTCTCCCCCCTGAACATCCGCCCGAAGAGGCGGAAGGGCGCGACGAAATGACCGCGCTCGCCAAGGGCGGGCGAACCAATTTCTTCGGCTTCGTGCTGCGTCTCGTCGCGCGTATCCCGTTCCTCTTCATCGCCGGCCGGATGTACGGTGCGGAGGAACTGGGCCGCTTCGCCTCCGCGCTGGTGCTGGCCGAGTTCGCCGCGATGCTCGCTACGATGGGCGAAAAGCGCGGGCTCGCCGCGCGGCTCACCAATGGCGAAGGGCCGGACGCAAACGTGGTTTATGACGGACTGCTGCTGAGCCTGATCGTCTCGTCGATATTCGCAGGCTTCCTGTGGCTGGTGCCCGGGCCGATGTTCCCGTCCGGCGATTACAGCCAGGTCGATCGGCTGGTGGTGCTGGCGATTCCTGCGGTCGCGCTGACCGAGATCCTGCTCGCCGCGCAGGCCTACAAATTCGATATCGCCACCACCGTACGATCGCGTGCGGTGGTAGAGCCCTGGGTACTCTCGATCGCGGCTTTCGTCCTGTTCTACTACATCCGCGACGAGGGGCTAATGCTGTCCTTCCTCGCCAGCGTCTATGCCGCGCTGATCGTGGCATTGGTCGCTTTCCTCAAGACCTATGGCCTTCCGCGCGGGTGGGACCCGAGCCCGCGCGTCATGGGGCTGATCGTGATCCGGGGCCTGCCGCTGGCCGGGGCCGATGCGATCGAATGGGGCACAAGGCGGCTCGACCTGTTCATCCTCGGCCTGTTCGCGGCTCCCTCGGCGGTGGGCATCTACTATGTCGCGCAGCAGATCGCCTCGCTGCCGCAGAAGCTGAAGCAGAGCTTCGATCCGGTGCTCGGCCCGGTCATCACCAAGGCGGTGAAGGACAAGGATTGGGGCCGGATCGCCAAGCAGATCCGCCAGGTCGCATTCTGGATCGTCGCCGCGCAGGCGGGGATCGCGCTCACGCTCGGCCTTGCCGGGGACTCGCTGATGCGGCTGGTCGGCAACGATTTCCCCTTCGGCACCGGCGCGCTCGCTTTCCTGCTGGCGGCCGAAGTCGCCGCGGCACTGGCCGTCACTTCGGAGGCCGCGCTGGTCTATGTCGCGCGGGTTCGCAATCTGTGGCTGTCGGTGACGACGATCGGGTTGCAGGCCGCGCTGACGATCACCTTCATGGTGATCGGGCGGCAATATGACATGCCCGACGGGGTGCTGGCAGCGGCGGCGGCTTGCGCGCTGTTCATTGCGCTGGTCTTCGCCTCGCTCGCCAAGGGCTATGTCCTCTCGCGCATTCTCGGCCATTCGGTGAACAATTTCCGCTGGGCTTTGGTTTACGCCGCCGCACCCGCAGTGCTGGTGGGCTGGATCTTCATGCAATTGCCCGAGTGGACGCAATTGGTGTTCGGAATTCCGGCGGTGCTCGGCGTCTATGCCTGGGTGGTATGGAAACGTGGCTTCACCGAGGATGACCGCATGCTCTTCCGCAAGAACATCGCGCCTCAGATCGAGGGCGAATAA
- a CDS encoding vWA domain-containing protein — MTRLAKYAMTGVAVALLAGCATSGDTIDTTGASTSDSGEVAPSPPPPPPPPPPPARMAAPTTLATSVPPVIVPTDPGREQYDGKEVSPVKRVADEPVSTFSVDVDTGAYANMRRFLRDGQRPPEAAVRTEEFINYFRYDYGKPQDRSTPFSVATDVGVTPWNRDTRLLRIGLQGYDIPREERPAANLVFLLDVSGSMGSPDKLPLLQTALKGLVDNLGEEDLVSIVVYAGAAGLVLQPTNDAGEIKRALDMLSAGGSTAGGAGLQLAYQIARDNFIEGGVNRVIIGTDGDFNVGITGDSLIERIEKERDTGVTLSVLGFGTGNYNEAVMEQVANKGNGNYSYIDSALEARKVLGEEMSSTLFTIAKDVKIQIEFNPKYVKQYRLIGYENRALREQDFENDKVDAGEIGASHQVTALYEIVPADKDGWIAERRYDGNRAPSASGSGSEMAYIKLRYKLPDGDESTLVERAVPASMLAAAKPLRGDFAFVAGVAAFGQYLRGDDLLGDFGPDRIASLVGPQNDYYRAEFVKLVEASTATE, encoded by the coding sequence ATGACGAGATTGGCGAAATACGCGATGACCGGGGTGGCGGTTGCCTTGCTGGCCGGATGCGCGACCAGTGGCGATACGATCGACACGACCGGAGCCAGTACAAGCGACAGCGGAGAAGTGGCTCCTTCTCCCCCGCCACCTCCGCCACCACCGCCCCCTCCAGCGCGGATGGCCGCTCCGACGACTCTGGCGACGAGCGTACCGCCGGTGATCGTGCCAACCGATCCGGGCCGCGAGCAATATGACGGGAAGGAAGTATCGCCGGTGAAGCGCGTGGCAGACGAGCCGGTCTCCACGTTCTCGGTCGATGTCGATACCGGCGCCTACGCCAATATGCGGCGTTTCCTGCGCGACGGTCAGCGTCCGCCCGAAGCGGCGGTACGGACCGAAGAATTCATCAATTACTTCCGTTACGATTACGGGAAGCCACAGGACCGCTCGACCCCTTTCTCGGTCGCGACCGATGTGGGTGTGACGCCATGGAACCGCGACACCCGCCTGCTGCGGATCGGCCTGCAGGGGTATGACATTCCGCGTGAGGAGCGCCCGGCGGCCAATCTGGTCTTCCTGCTCGATGTCTCGGGCTCTATGGGCTCGCCGGACAAGCTACCATTGCTCCAGACTGCGCTCAAAGGCCTGGTCGACAATCTCGGCGAGGAGGATCTCGTCTCGATCGTCGTCTATGCGGGCGCGGCAGGGTTGGTGCTCCAGCCGACCAACGACGCGGGTGAGATCAAGCGCGCCTTGGACATGCTCTCGGCCGGCGGTTCCACCGCAGGAGGGGCCGGACTCCAGCTCGCCTACCAGATCGCGCGCGACAATTTCATCGAGGGCGGGGTCAATCGCGTGATCATCGGCACCGATGGCGATTTCAATGTCGGCATCACTGGCGATTCGCTGATCGAGCGCATCGAAAAGGAACGCGACACGGGCGTGACGCTTTCGGTGCTCGGTTTCGGCACCGGCAATTACAACGAGGCGGTGATGGAGCAGGTCGCCAACAAGGGGAACGGCAACTACTCCTACATCGACAGCGCGCTCGAGGCCCGCAAGGTGCTGGGCGAGGAGATGAGCTCGACCCTGTTCACGATCGCCAAGGACGTGAAGATCCAGATCGAATTCAATCCGAAATACGTCAAGCAATATCGCCTGATCGGGTATGAGAACCGCGCCCTGCGCGAGCAGGACTTCGAAAACGACAAGGTCGATGCCGGCGAAATCGGGGCCAGCCACCAGGTTACCGCGCTCTACGAGATCGTGCCTGCCGACAAGGATGGCTGGATCGCCGAGCGACGCTATGACGGCAATCGCGCCCCGTCCGCATCGGGTTCGGGCAGCGAAATGGCCTATATCAAGCTGCGCTACAAACTGCCCGATGGCGATGAGTCCACGCTGGTCGAACGCGCGGTGCCGGCTTCGATGTTGGCGGCGGCCAAGCCTTTGCGCGGCGATTTCGCGTTCGTGGCCGGAGTTGCCGCGTTCGGGCAATATCTGCGCGGCGACGATCTGCTCGGCGATTTCGGTCCCGATCGGATCGCATCCCTGGTCGGTCCACAGAACGATTATTACCGCGCCGAATTCGTAAAGCTGGTCGAAGCCAGCACCGCAACCGAATAA
- a CDS encoding OmpA family protein: protein MDSRPLFVAAGALAVLGIAAASHAALSPDFIAQMESEADALAKKRIAVEFHTRNGNYSRHPELSGGRSLMPDERLDIARKIDMLPGVGGVHWAREERLQIDRAAAEDPLFCERRIAAILKSRSIRFDEASARLDPTSAALLDEVAEALRPCVGGLIAIIGHTDDNGDPVANRALSEQRAERVRQALAQRGIPADDFVIEGMGSTKPMEGLDPADPANRRIEFKLLQKAPLVPTAVDAPGAG from the coding sequence ATGGATTCCCGCCCGCTCTTCGTCGCCGCCGGTGCACTCGCCGTGCTGGGCATTGCCGCTGCCAGCCATGCTGCGCTTTCGCCGGATTTCATCGCGCAGATGGAAAGCGAGGCCGATGCGCTCGCCAAGAAGCGGATCGCGGTCGAATTCCACACGCGCAACGGTAATTATTCGCGTCACCCCGAATTGTCCGGCGGCCGATCGCTCATGCCGGACGAGCGGCTCGACATCGCGCGCAAGATCGACATGTTGCCCGGTGTCGGCGGCGTGCACTGGGCGCGCGAGGAGCGGCTCCAGATCGATCGGGCTGCAGCCGAAGACCCGCTCTTTTGCGAACGCCGGATTGCGGCGATCCTCAAGTCGCGCTCGATCCGTTTCGACGAGGCGAGCGCAAGGCTCGATCCCACCAGCGCGGCCCTGCTCGATGAAGTGGCCGAGGCCTTGCGGCCCTGCGTCGGCGGCCTCATCGCGATTATCGGCCATACCGACGACAATGGCGATCCGGTGGCCAATCGCGCCCTGTCCGAACAGCGCGCCGAACGCGTCCGCCAGGCACTGGCGCAGCGCGGCATCCCCGCAGACGATTTCGTGATCGAAGGGATGGGCTCGACAAAGCCCATGGAAGGGCTGGACCCCGCCGATCCGGCCAATCGCCGGATCGAATTCAAGCTGCTGCAAAAGGCGCCGCTGGTGCCCACGGCAGTCGATGCGCCGGGAGCCGGCTGA
- a CDS encoding S10 family peptidase translates to MTFRTLSHLAGAMALAIALPTAATAQDTADTGKSAAPAKLDPQVRTRDLTGTFGGQRIGYTATMAETVLTDDEGKPEAVIVTTSYVKNPRDTSRPVFFIYNGGPGSGSVWLQMGAFGPKRVAIPSDATDDGAPPYPILDNPDSLLDVADLVFIDPPGTGFSYLTENTDPEDYYGLEQDARAVATVIRRWINDNNRWNSPKYLGGESYGTTRTAMVVRELEGATYNDVGLNGLILISTILDFAAREPTPGNEMAYVMALPNMATAAYYHGKAQAPSVEAIAEQARRFAIGPYATALMEGQDLPAAERASVRAELSRLTGLSETFLDNAELRVTDQRFYKELLRDRGLTIGRLDSRYTGRDYDNAGEYPDNDPSFYGIDAGYTAAINAWSRGTLGFETDREYQAIGSDPGRSWDWSLSGRGRGAYLNVAPFIGQAMRQNSQLRTFVGQGYYDFATPFFGAEYSLKRIGIPQERVEFHYYDAGHMMYIRDEDRTKLSADIRAFIRNR, encoded by the coding sequence ATGACCTTTCGCACCCTCAGTCACCTTGCTGGCGCGATGGCGCTGGCCATCGCCCTCCCCACTGCCGCTACCGCACAGGACACGGCAGACACCGGAAAATCGGCAGCCCCCGCGAAGCTCGATCCGCAGGTTCGCACCCGCGACCTGACCGGCACATTCGGCGGGCAGCGGATCGGTTACACCGCGACGATGGCGGAAACCGTACTGACCGATGACGAGGGCAAGCCCGAAGCGGTGATCGTCACCACCAGCTACGTGAAGAACCCGCGCGACACATCTCGTCCCGTGTTCTTCATCTACAATGGTGGGCCGGGTTCCGGCTCGGTCTGGTTGCAGATGGGGGCGTTCGGGCCGAAGCGGGTCGCGATTCCTTCAGACGCGACGGACGATGGCGCGCCGCCCTACCCGATCCTCGACAATCCGGACTCGCTGCTCGACGTCGCGGACCTCGTCTTCATCGATCCGCCGGGCACGGGCTTCAGCTACCTGACCGAAAACACCGATCCAGAGGACTATTACGGGCTCGAGCAGGACGCGCGCGCGGTCGCCACGGTGATCCGCCGCTGGATCAACGACAATAACCGGTGGAACAGCCCCAAATATCTCGGCGGCGAAAGCTACGGCACGACCCGCACCGCGATGGTGGTGCGCGAGCTGGAGGGGGCGACCTACAATGACGTAGGTCTCAACGGGCTGATCCTGATCTCGACCATCCTCGATTTCGCCGCGCGCGAGCCGACGCCGGGCAACGAAATGGCCTATGTGATGGCGCTGCCCAACATGGCGACCGCTGCTTACTACCACGGCAAGGCTCAGGCCCCGTCGGTGGAGGCGATTGCCGAACAAGCGCGCCGCTTCGCGATCGGGCCTTACGCCACGGCGCTGATGGAGGGGCAGGACCTGCCTGCCGCCGAGCGTGCGAGCGTGCGCGCCGAGCTTTCCCGGCTGACCGGCCTGTCCGAAACCTTCCTCGACAATGCCGAGCTGCGGGTAACCGACCAGCGCTTCTACAAGGAACTGCTCCGCGACCGGGGGCTGACTATCGGACGGCTCGACAGCCGCTACACCGGCCGCGACTACGACAATGCGGGCGAGTACCCGGACAACGACCCCAGCTTCTACGGCATCGACGCGGGCTACACCGCCGCGATCAATGCCTGGTCGCGCGGTACCCTCGGCTTCGAGACGGATCGCGAATACCAGGCGATCGGCAGCGATCCGGGCCGCAGCTGGGACTGGTCGCTGTCGGGACGCGGACGCGGTGCCTATCTCAACGTCGCGCCCTTCATCGGGCAGGCGATGCGCCAGAACTCCCAGCTGCGCACCTTCGTGGGCCAAGGCTACTACGATTTCGCCACGCCCTTCTTCGGCGCGGAATATTCGCTCAAGCGCATCGGCATCCCGCAGGAGCGGGTCGAATTCCATTATTACGATGCGGGCCACATGATGTATATTCGTGACGAGGACCGGACGAAGCTCTCCGCCGATATCCGTGCCTTCATCCGCAACCGCTGA
- a CDS encoding CIA30 family protein has protein sequence MTLAPIEPGTCRTLVDFSDPDEFARWEVVNDGVMGGISKGHIEQGDDALAFTGTLNTNGGGFTSLRRELSRGAMAGARTLRFVYSGDGRTYEATLRSNARERGRRIAYRAPLTTEESEGDWSVAVIDLADLETSLFGKDVDAPAFATEEAHSIGLIIADGIDGDFVMRLQRIEACA, from the coding sequence ATGACCCTCGCCCCCATCGAGCCCGGCACGTGCCGCACGCTGGTCGATTTCAGCGACCCGGACGAATTCGCGCGCTGGGAGGTCGTCAATGACGGCGTGATGGGTGGGATTTCCAAAGGCCATATCGAGCAGGGCGACGATGCGCTGGCCTTTACTGGCACCCTCAATACCAACGGCGGCGGGTTCACCTCGCTGCGACGCGAATTGTCCCGAGGCGCGATGGCCGGAGCGCGGACGCTGCGCTTCGTCTATTCGGGCGATGGTCGGACCTATGAGGCCACCTTGCGCTCCAATGCCAGGGAGCGCGGACGGCGCATCGCCTATCGCGCGCCCCTGACGACCGAAGAGAGCGAAGGCGACTGGTCCGTCGCCGTGATCGACCTTGCCGATCTGGAAACCTCGCTGTTCGGGAAGGACGTCGACGCACCTGCCTTCGCCACAGAAGAAGCTCACAGCATCGGCCTCATCATTGCCGATGGAATAGATGGCGATTTCGTGATGCGGCTCCAGCGGATTGAAGCCTGCGCCTGA
- the uvrB gene encoding excinuclease ABC subunit UvrB, translating to MAELVIRRGLEEPDTTGAFVPHKPARPEKSMPGKKFELVSDYTPAGDQPTAIAELVGGIRGDEKSQVLLGVTGSGKTFTMAKVIEETQRPALILAPNKILAAQLYGEFKSFFPNNAVEYFVSYYDYYQPEAYVPRSDTYIEKESSVNEAIDRMRHSATRALLERDDVIIVASVSCLYGIGSVETYSAMIFDIKTGETVDQRELIRKLVALQYKRNDAAFARGNFRVRGDNLEIFPSHYEDMAWRISFFGDDIEEISEFDPLTGKKGQSLDKVRIYANSHYVTPGPTMKQASEAIRFELAERLKELEAEGKLLEHQRLEQRTNFDLEMIAATGSCAGIENYSRFLTGRLPGEPPPTLFEYLPENALLFVDESHQTVPQVGAMARGDHRRKLTLAEYGFRLPSCIDNRPLRFNEWDAMRPQTVAVSATPGSWEMEETGGVFAEQVIRPTGLIDPPVDIRPVEDQVQDCIEECKKTAANGYRTLVTTLTKRMAEDLTEFMHEAGVRVRYMHSDVETLERIELIRDLRLGVYDVLVGINLLREGLDIPECGLVAILDADKEGFLRSETSLIQTIGRAARNVDGRVILYADRITGSMERAMAETDRRREKQRAYNEEHGITPQTIKRAIADITAHATKEENGPAEEVESMAGHNLRAYIEDLEKKMRAAAADLEFEEAGRLRDEIRKLENDELGLGDGEKKAPRVGRSDAGRPGTRKTRYGKTQRKWKP from the coding sequence ATGGCCGAACTGGTAATCAGACGCGGGTTGGAAGAACCGGACACGACCGGCGCTTTCGTCCCCCACAAGCCCGCCCGTCCCGAGAAATCGATGCCGGGCAAGAAGTTCGAGCTCGTCTCGGACTATACCCCCGCAGGCGACCAGCCGACCGCGATCGCCGAACTGGTCGGGGGCATCCGGGGCGACGAGAAGAGCCAGGTGCTCCTCGGCGTCACGGGTTCGGGCAAGACCTTCACCATGGCCAAGGTGATCGAGGAAACCCAGCGCCCCGCGCTGATCCTCGCGCCCAACAAGATTCTCGCCGCGCAGCTCTATGGCGAGTTCAAGAGCTTCTTCCCCAACAACGCGGTCGAGTATTTCGTCAGCTACTACGACTACTACCAGCCCGAAGCCTACGTGCCGCGGTCGGACACCTATATCGAGAAGGAAAGCTCGGTGAACGAGGCGATCGACCGGATGCGCCATTCGGCCACGCGCGCGCTGCTCGAACGCGACGACGTGATCATCGTCGCCTCGGTCTCGTGCCTCTACGGCATCGGTTCGGTCGAAACCTATTCGGCGATGATCTTCGACATCAAGACAGGCGAGACGGTCGACCAGCGCGAGCTGATCCGCAAGCTCGTCGCGCTGCAATACAAGCGCAACGATGCCGCCTTTGCGCGCGGCAATTTCCGGGTGCGCGGCGACAATCTGGAAATCTTCCCCTCGCATTATGAGGACATGGCCTGGCGGATCAGCTTCTTCGGTGACGATATCGAGGAAATCAGCGAATTCGATCCGCTCACCGGCAAGAAGGGGCAAAGCCTCGACAAGGTGCGGATCTACGCTAATTCGCACTACGTCACGCCCGGTCCGACGATGAAGCAGGCAAGCGAGGCGATCCGCTTCGAACTTGCCGAGCGATTGAAGGAGCTGGAAGCCGAGGGCAAACTGCTCGAGCACCAGCGGCTGGAGCAGCGGACCAATTTCGACCTCGAAATGATCGCAGCGACCGGCTCCTGCGCGGGGATCGAGAACTATTCGCGCTTCCTCACCGGGCGCCTGCCCGGCGAACCGCCGCCCACCCTGTTCGAATATCTGCCCGAAAACGCGCTGCTGTTCGTCGATGAAAGCCACCAGACCGTGCCGCAGGTCGGCGCGATGGCGCGCGGAGACCATCGTCGCAAGCTGACGCTGGCCGAATATGGCTTCCGCCTGCCCAGCTGTATCGACAACCGCCCGCTGCGCTTCAACGAATGGGACGCGATGCGCCCGCAGACGGTCGCCGTCTCGGCCACGCCCGGCTCGTGGGAGATGGAGGAAACCGGCGGCGTGTTCGCCGAGCAGGTGATCCGTCCCACCGGCCTGATCGATCCGCCAGTCGATATCCGCCCCGTCGAGGATCAGGTGCAGGATTGTATCGAGGAGTGCAAGAAAACCGCCGCCAATGGCTATCGCACGCTCGTCACTACGCTGACCAAGCGGATGGCCGAAGACCTGACCGAGTTCATGCACGAAGCGGGAGTCAGGGTCCGCTACATGCACTCCGACGTCGAGACGCTCGAACGGATCGAGCTGATCCGCGACCTGCGGCTGGGCGTGTACGACGTGCTTGTGGGCATCAACCTGCTGCGCGAAGGGCTCGACATTCCCGAATGCGGGCTGGTCGCGATTTTGGATGCGGACAAGGAAGGCTTCCTGCGCTCCGAAACCTCGCTCATCCAGACCATCGGCCGCGCCGCGCGCAACGTCGATGGCCGCGTGATCCTCTATGCCGACCGGATCACCGGATCGATGGAACGCGCGATGGCGGAGACCGACCGCCGGCGCGAGAAACAGCGCGCCTACAATGAGGAACACGGGATCACCCCGCAGACCATCAAGCGCGCGATCGCCGACATCACGGCCCATGCGACCAAGGAAGAGAACGGCCCCGCCGAAGAGGTCGAGAGCATGGCCGGCCACAATCTGCGCGCCTATATCGAGGACCTCGAAAAGAAGATGCGCGCCGCTGCCGCCGACCTAGAATTCGAGGAAGCCGGCCGCCTCCGCGACGAAATCCGCAAGCTCGAAAACGACGAGCTCGGCCTCGGCGACGGAGAGAAGAAAGCCCCGCGCGTGGGCCGCAGCGATGCGGGCCGCCCGGGCACGCGCAAGACGCGCTATGGCAAGACGCAGAGGAAGTGGAAGCCATGA
- a CDS encoding DUF3617 domain-containing protein, with product MRRELIMATACLALAACGSSDADTDGDGKVSMEEAARKSADEMIKPEPGQYRAEIELVEFEMPDAPPEMQELIKQQSGKGKETREFCLSDEDAEKGFEDMIREGQQNDDCSFDKFEADGGKIDAVMLCEKAGEGKARMEITGVGTKTSSDMTMKVEATGPGGQKVLMTTKMKQERIGDCPG from the coding sequence ATGCGTCGCGAACTGATCATGGCCACGGCCTGCCTTGCCCTCGCGGCCTGTGGCAGCTCCGATGCCGACACCGATGGGGACGGCAAGGTCAGCATGGAAGAGGCGGCCAGGAAGTCCGCCGACGAAATGATCAAGCCCGAGCCCGGCCAGTACCGCGCCGAAATCGAACTCGTCGAATTCGAAATGCCTGATGCGCCGCCCGAGATGCAGGAATTGATCAAGCAGCAGAGCGGCAAAGGCAAGGAGACGAGAGAGTTCTGCCTTAGCGACGAAGATGCCGAAAAGGGTTTCGAGGACATGATCCGCGAGGGTCAGCAGAACGACGATTGCTCGTTCGACAAGTTCGAGGCCGACGGTGGCAAAATCGACGCGGTGATGCTTTGCGAAAAGGCCGGTGAAGGCAAGGCGCGCATGGAAATCACGGGCGTCGGCACCAAGACTTCGTCGGACATGACGATGAAAGTGGAAGCGACCGGGCCGGGCGGCCAGAAGGTGCTGATGACGACCAAGATGAAGCAGGAGCGCATCGGCGACTGCCCGGGCTAG
- a CDS encoding esterase/lipase family protein has translation MAAAQTEDSGSSKLRAFADEASRRIELAREPYDVSKLRKPPLRRFLSEFNYLLEPIKRARSEPDIKPAATPKRVMLIPGFGAHPWRMRYMAQQLERAGHRVKRWGMGYNFGPSPELFDKLERRLERVHAKKNEPIYLVGWSLGGIYARELAKRHPDKVAKVITLGSPFSGDPRNNNLWRIYPLVTGHSVSNPPIEADVHAKPPVETVALWSPKDGIIHASCARGQPEERDREVALRCSHMGFCYETDSIEAIAAELDGDPAGAGPA, from the coding sequence ATGGCGGCGGCACAAACCGAAGATAGTGGCTCATCGAAGCTGCGCGCTTTCGCGGACGAGGCATCGCGCCGGATCGAGCTGGCGCGCGAACCTTACGACGTCAGCAAACTGCGCAAGCCGCCGCTGCGGCGCTTCCTGTCAGAGTTCAACTATTTGCTCGAGCCGATCAAACGCGCGCGTTCGGAACCCGATATCAAGCCCGCAGCCACGCCCAAGCGGGTGATGCTGATCCCCGGCTTCGGCGCGCATCCCTGGCGGATGCGCTATATGGCGCAGCAGCTTGAGCGTGCCGGACACCGGGTGAAGCGGTGGGGCATGGGCTACAATTTCGGACCGTCGCCCGAATTGTTCGACAAGCTCGAACGGCGGCTCGAGCGGGTTCACGCCAAGAAGAACGAGCCGATCTATCTGGTTGGCTGGAGCCTGGGCGGAATCTACGCCCGCGAGCTGGCCAAGCGACACCCTGACAAGGTTGCCAAGGTGATCACGCTGGGTTCGCCGTTCTCCGGCGATCCGCGCAACAACAATCTTTGGCGGATCTATCCGCTGGTGACCGGCCATTCAGTTTCCAACCCGCCGATCGAGGCCGATGTCCACGCCAAGCCGCCGGTCGAAACGGTTGCGCTATGGAGCCCGAAGGACGGCATCATCCATGCCAGTTGTGCGCGCGGCCAGCCCGAGGAGCGCGATCGCGAAGTGGCGCTGCGCTGCTCGCATATGGGCTTCTGCTACGAAACGGATTCGATCGAAGCGATTGCCGCCGAACTTGATGGCGATCCCGCCGGGGCCGGCCCGGCATGA